CAGGTCGTGCTTGATCGCGCTACAGGCGAGTTCCGCGGCGTCCGCGAATTCGGTCTCGCCGCGCGCGACCTCCCGCGGCAGGCCCTCCAACCGCGTGGACAGGTGCTCGCCCGCGTCCACCCACGCCTCCCCGAGATCGGCGCGCTCGTCGTCCGCCTCCGTCCACTCCAAGAACGCGTCCCGCGAGTGCAGGCCGAGCCAGCCCTCGTACAGCGCGTTCGCGAGCTGATAGGTCGCGTTCGGGCCGAGCGACGTCGCCGCCGCCAGCTCTCGGTACGCCGGGCCGAAGAACGGCAGGAAGTGCTCGGGCGCAGCCGCAACGCCCTCGACGTCCGCTCGCGCAGCCGATGCCTCCACGCCCAGTTCGACGAGTGCCTCCGCGACGAGGAAGTCCACGAACGACGCAGGCGACCCCTCGACGCGAGCCTTCACGATCACGACCGGCGGCGTCGTCTGGCGTGTCCACGTCACGCTTCCGTCGCCTGGCATCCCGACCGTGAAGTCGCCACCAGCGAACCGCCGGAGGAGCGCGGGCGCGTCCTCGGGCAGCCACTCGTCGGGGTACGTCGACGGCTCCAGGGCGTCGACGAGCAACCCGAGGTCCTCCGCTTGCGCCGGCGGCAGCGTCTCGAAGTCGCCGTCCGCGTCGAGACACCGGGCGCTCGGCGCCCACGTCGCCCGGACGCGTTCCACGGCCGGCGACAGCGAGCGGTCGGAGAACATCCTGTCAGGTCGACAGCGTGACGGCCATCAACGATAGCGCGAGCACGGCCGACACGCCGACGGTCACGAGTACGATCTTCGTAGCATCGCTCATGCACGCATCGTCCGACCGCTCGGGCTTACCGTTTTCGAACCTCCTGCCCGACCAGCGTCCGGCGACCGCCAGGTCGCCGGTTCCGTCCTGATGCGTCTACGCGTGCTCCTGCCCGAATAGTAGACGGCGACCGCGATGGCTAGCCGGATGCGTCCGCGCCGACGTCGGACGCTCGCGCGATGGCGCGCCACGCCCCGGACTTGAAGCGGACGGCGTTCACTACGGCGCGAAAGTGCATGTCCAGCAGGATTGCCGCGTACACCGCCGGGACGCCGAGGCCGATGCCGGGCGTGAACCCGACGCCGAGGATGCCGACGGAGAGCGTCGCCGGGAGCGCGAGGAACACCACCGGGAGCTTCAGGAGGTACGTGCCCGCGAGCGTCCCGTAGAACGGCCACGTCGTGTCGCCGGCGCCGCGGAGGCCGCCGCGCATCGTCCGCGACACCGCGAACGCGCCGACCCCGAGTCCGAACACGCGCACGAACCTGACGGTGTCCGCGACGTGCTCGGACCCGAACGCGAGCGAGATCGGGCGCGCGAGCACGACGAGTACGACCGCGATACACAGTTGGGTGGCCAGTGCTACGCGGAGCGTCGCCCACCCCGCTGCCGCCGCGCCGTCCCCGTCGCCCTCGCCGACGCGCTGCCCGACGAGCGTGCTCGCCGCCGTCGAGTACCCCCACGCCGGCATCATCGCGAGCAACATCACGCGCCGCCCGATCGCGTACGCTGCGAGCGTTCCCGTCCCGAACGCGCCGAGGACGAACAGGAACGGGAACCGGCCGAACGTCCGCGACAGCCGCGTCCCAGCGAGCGGCAACCCAACGCGGACGACCTCGCGCGCGATCGACGAGTCCCACACGTCGCCGCCGGCCCCGCTCGAAACCCCAGGAGCGTTCGAGCGGCCCGGGAGTGGGAGGCGGCCCGAAAGCGGGAGGCTGCCCGGGAGTGGGAGGCGAACCGGGAACCGCGACGTCGACAGGAGCACGAGGAACACGCCCGCGGCGAGCACGTTCGCTGCGACCGTCCCCCACGCTGCCCCCGCCACACCCATCGGCTCCACGGGGCCGAGCCCGAAGATGAGGACCGCGTTCAGGCCGATGTTCGTCGGGAGCGTGAGGAGTCGGACGTACATCGGCGTTCGCGTGTCGCCCGCGCCGGCGAGCGCGCGCGCCGCGGTCATGCTCCAGAACCGGAACGCGACCGACAGCATCACGATCCGGAGGTACGTCGCACCCATCGCGGTCACGGTCTCGTTCGGCGCGAGCACGGCGACCAGTGGCTCCGCGTACACCCACGCGACGGCCGTCATCGGGATCGAGAACGCGAGCGACAGCCACAGCGACACCGCGACCGTCGTGTTCGCCCGCCCGAACTGCCCGGCGCCGACGAACCGCGACACTGCACTGATCGTGCCGCTCGTGAGCGCGAGCGACAGTCCGAACGGGATGAAGTAGTACTGGAAGCCGAGTTCGAGCGCCGCGACTGCGGACGCGCCGACGGCCTGCCCGACCATCAGGAAGTCCGCCGTCCGCAGGAACGTCCGGAGCGCGCCCGTCACCATCACGGGCAACGCCAGGTCGAACGCCTCGTCGCCGTGCTCGCGGTCCACGATACCGAGCCGCGCGAGCAACGCCGGGAACGCGAACGCGATGCGGCGCGCTCCCTCACGGAGCCGACCCATCGAGAGTCACGGTCGTCGCTACCGACCCCACTCTCTTACCGATTACGTCCACCGAACGAGCGTCGACGAACTGCGACTCGCCCGCCACCTTATCAGCATCTCCAGACGAAACGAAGGGGTATCGCTGGTGAGTGACCACCCCCTCTCGTCCAGCGCGACGCGGAGAATTTCAATTTCGTAACAAGAAACGGTTCTAGAACAGGAAGTCGCTTCGATACAGAAGATGGTCGACCCGGATTCCCGGACGAACAGGCGACCTCGACTCGCGGCGGGCAGGCCCCGACTCGCGGCGGTCAGTCGACCTCGACTCGCGACGGCGCACAGGCCCCGACCCGCAACGGGCCGTAGTCCTGTCTCGTGCCGGTGCTCGGTCCGAATTCTGGCGAATCGTCAGTCCGGGCTGGCGTCGCCGCGCCAGGACTCCGGGACCTCGATGACGTACCGGCCGTCCTCCTGGAGCGAGATGATGTACTCCTCGCGGTCGTACAGCTCCATCAGGTTCAGTTCGTACTTCCCGGGATCGAGCACTTTGATGCTCTCGAACTGGCTGTTCAGCTCCTCGCGGAGCTCGTCGAGGTCCGGCGAGTCCTCGTCCGGCTCGCTCGCCACGTCGCCCGCACTCTGTCGCTCAGGGATGCTCGAGGACCCCCGCGACGGCGGGCGGTCCGCGCGCTCGGAGGCGTCCACTTCACCCGGCGACGCGCCCCCAGCGTCGGGCGTCTCGTGACTCGGCAACTCGTCCGGCGACACCACGTCCGACCGCGCCGACCGCTGCGCGTCGTCCTCCGTCTCGTTCATCTGCGCCGTGATGCTCGAGTCGTCCTCCGCCGACGCCTCCGCGCCTCCAGCGTCCACAGACGCCTCCGCGCCTCCAGCGTCCACAGACGCCTCCGCACCACCAGCGTCCACAGACGGCGACGTCTCGGTCCGCGACCCCGACGCGTCCTCACGGCGCCGCGCCTTCTCCGAGGGCGTGTCGTACGCCTCCGTCCCCGACTTCGGCCACGATCCTTCGTTCGACGCCGTCGACTCCGACGACGTCGACGACGCGCTCGACTGTGACGCGTTCGACTGCGACGCGCTCGCTTGCGACGTGTTCTGCTGCGATGCGGGCGACTTCGATGGCTCGTCTGTCGACGGGGACGACGAGATTGGGTCCGTCGCACTCGAAGCGTCCGCGGACTCGCCACCGCGACCGACGAGGTCGCGGACCGTCGACGCCGCACGACTCATCGCACCCGCCGACTCCTCCCCGCCCGACGACTCCGCGGTCGCAGTCGCGCCGCTCTCCGCGCCGACGTCGACCGCGTCAGCCGGCTTGAACTGGAACTTGTTACCCCCGCAGTCCGGACACCCCGACAGCATCTCCTTCGAGCCGTCCGGGAACGTCCGACTACACTCCGTGCACTGATGAGGCATTATTTCCGGGAGACCAGCGCGCTGATTACCGTCTCGTCCTTGTGCAACGTCTCGATCTGGTTCGCCGGGCCGATGACCGTCAACTTCGACGTCTCCTCTCGACCCATGATCCGACCGAGGATACCCGTGTCACTCGTCTTCGACCGCGGGTACGTCTCGATCTCGATCCCGTTGAACTCGTCCGGACTGATCTCCGTCATCGTCACCTCGATCAACTTCGACTCCTCGTCCGGCGACAACCCATCCTCGAGGATGACGATCTTTCCGTCGCGAACGCCGTCCAGGATCATCCGTATCTTCTCCATGCTCGCCAGGCCGTCCATCCGCTCGGCGCTGATGAGGTCGATCTGGACGCCGTCGCCGTCTGATGCTTTCGCTTCAGGCATACACGGTCACCCGAAGTACTCCGCTATCTTGTCGTACACTTCGTCCATATTGTTACCCTCCAATGCCGACAGCGGCACCGTCTCGTGCTGCGGGAACGCGTTCCGGATCCGCTGCGTGCTCGAACCCTCGAGGTCGATCTTGTTCGCGAAGATGAGCACGGGGAGGTCGCGGCTCTCGATGATCCCGATGAGCATCGTATTCACTTGCGTGAACGGATCCTCCGTCGAATCCAGCACGTAGATGACGCCGTCGACATCCTCGCGAAGCCAATGCATCGCCTCCGCGACGCCCTCGGTGGCCTCACGGCTGCGTCGGACGGCGTCGTCCTTCTCCATCTCGTAGTCGAGGAACTCCTCGTAGTTCACCTTCGTCGTCACGCCCGGCGTGTCGACGATGTCGATACTCACCGACTTCCCGTCGCGCTCGATTTCCACGTTCTCCTTCCGACGCGCTCGTCGCGTCTCGTGAGGGATGTGGCTCTCCGGACCGATCGCGTCCCCGGTCCAGTCTCGAGCGATTCGGTTCGCCAGTGTCGTCTTGCCTGCGTTCGGCGGTCCGTAGATGCCGATACGCTTCTGTTCGTCCTCCGAGAAGAGGCTGTCCGTAACCCGTTGGAGGCTGTCTTTGAGTCCTGATAGCAGTCCCATCCTAGTCTATCCTCCCGTCCGCGTTCGATTGTGTGTGTAGCACACGGCTCTCGCCTCGCGATTCGACGGGCGCCGGGCCCGCGTCGACGGGGTGCGTTCCAGCGGCCCGCGTGGGAGCCTAGTCGGGGCCGTGGCGACGCCGTCGAAGCGCGCGGCATCTGCCCGGCGAGTCAGGGAGATCCCCAGACGTCTCGGGCATGGACGGCGCGTGCTTGCGCGACGATTTGCGTGCGTCTGGACGTACTACCGCACTGGATTCACTTAAGCCTGTGTCAGACATGGAAGTAAGACATCATTAACTCCGATTGTTTCGAGTGGAATCACTCCTGTTCAGCTCGGCTTCCCGCCGGACGAGACTCGGAGGCATGAACGGGTCGAAACGCGACTCTACCGGAACCACCACTGTTTCGACTGGAGTGGTACGACGGGTTTACTTCGCGAAAGATCGTGCTACGAAATTCTCTTCCGAGATTGGCTGTCAATGGACGAGAACGACTCGATGACCCCGACCGACCATTCTGAGAAACGCCGCTGACCGGTTCGGCTCTCTCACTCGGATCGCCTGACAGCCGTGACGGTACTAGTCGGTCGCTGGCGTCGAGGAAGGAGACGGTACAGGTCGACTCTCAACACCCACCCGCGCTCCGGACGAATTCGTTCCCGACCACTTTCTCGTTCCCGACCCCGTTTGACTATGAGACGGAAACAGATGTGGCCTGTCGGCCTCCTCAACTCTGGGAAGGGAACGAATGTGGCGTGTTGACGATTCGACACTGGGAGCCCCCCACCCCTTCGTTTCGGGTGGAACTCGTGGGTGGGTGGGGGTGCGTCGTGGGAGGTAGCGGTGTTTCGGGTGCCGGTCGGGAGAGTCGACGTGGACGGGGGAACACGTATTGGAAGTTCTTCTAGAGTTTTCTAGAAGAACCGAACAACTTCCTAGATAACTAGAATAGAAACAGACAGATAGGCTGTTTTGTTTGGTTTACGGATATGGTTATACTACTTCCCACTTAGTCCTTCCGGAGCTAGAGACCCCCTCCCCCACCCCACACCCACAACCCGTTCCACCCGAAACGAAGGGGTGGGGGGGTCCCGACCCCACCATCGACATCCATCCCTCTCTTCGAGTGGAACGGCACCCCGACCCGAATTCGCTCTGGCAACCCCCAGTAGATCCCCGAGACGAGATACCATACCACTCGACTTCCAGCTGCACCGACGACGGGTTCGGTCGTACAGTCGACACCTTCCTCACCGTTCGCCGCTCTCCGCGCTGGGTCCAACAGGAGATCGACCGAATCCATCGGAAGCCGATCGAGTTGATCGGAAGGCAACCGGATCGATTGAGGCCGAGATTCACCTCGACTTGAGCACATCGACCCGGCCCGACTCGACCGGACCCGACCCGACTCGACCGGACCCGACCGGACCCGACTTGAGCCGAACCCATCTCCTCGACACCTGTGATACCGGTCTAATCCAGGAGGATCCGTTTCTCTCGATTGCGACCACCGAACGTGACGAACCGAACCCCCTCGTTTCGACTCTACCGACGTCTCTCACCAGCGTTCCAGCGAAGCGTCGATGTCGAGTTGCATCCGAAGGGGACGTCCTCGCTCCCGTTCAGTGGACGCGGTGGGCCCGCGATAGGCTCTACAAACCTGATCGACCGATGATCACCTCTCTCGACCGTATCCCGTTTCGTCTGTGGACTGTCTTCCGTTTCGTCTATGGACTGTTTCCCGTTTCGTCTCGACCCGCTCTCTACGGTTCGACAGAGAACGGGTCGACTGAGTCGTCTCGACCTGAAATGGTCGATTGAGGGGAACGTGGCGAGCACCGATGCCCCGCCGTCCAAAGAATTAGAAACGATGGTCACCTGCGTTCGCGCGTAGCGTGCGATAGTACCTATTAGAGCTATACGGTGGTTTTCGGGCGGCAACGCTTGGCTGTGGGTCGTTCTCCCCTCGTCTGCTCGCGTCGGTTCCGAAGCGAACGTGGCTGCTGGCCAGGGCGGCGGAGCGTGGTTCGGTCGTGACTCGAGGTGCGACCTGGTGGGGAAGGAGCAACTATTAAGTACCTCCTCTTCATCTGGTTCGTCTGCATCAACTGGACGTTTCGCGAACGTACGATCGAGAGAATACCTCCCGTTCGGGGTTCTCTACGGCCGCACTCTCCGAATGAACGGCGCGGACTCCAGTAGAAACGAAGGGGTATGGGAATATGTCCAACGACGACGCCGATACGGCGGACGAGCAACGACGGGAGGACCGCGACTTCGACGTGGACCTCGACGAGGTCGTCCTCGACGAGGGCGACGACGAGGAGTCGACGGGCCTGTTCGACGACTTGCTGAGTGGCGAACCGATCTTCGAGAACAAGGAAGTGCTGCGGCCGTCGTACACGCCACACGAACTCCCTCACCGAAAGGAGCAGATCAACAAGATGGCGACCATCCTGGTCGCCGCGCTCCGTGGCGAGACGCCGTCGAACATCCTCATCTACGGGAAGACCGGGACGGGGAAGACCGCGAGCGCGAAGTTCGTCAGTCAGGAACTCGAGTCGACGAGCCAGCGCTACGACGTGCCCTGCGAGGTCGAGTACATCAACTGCGAGGTCACCGACACCCAGTATCGCGTGCTCGCACAGCTCGCGAACAAGTTCATCGAGCAGAACGAGCAGTACATCGACGGTCGCGTCGAGGAACTCGAAGAACTCCTCGAGGCCGTGGACGAGGAACGGCCCTCGGAGGTGCTGCCGGAGACCGAGTTCGATTCGACGGAGGAAGTGGAGGACCGCATCGAGTCGTTGCTCGCGGACAAGGAGGAGTTCGAGGAGGTCCCGATGACGGGGTGGCCGACGGACCGCGTGTATAGCGTGTTCTTCGACGCGGTCGATTACCACGAGCGCGTGGTCGTCATCATGCTCGACGAGATCGACAAGCTCGTCGAGAAGTCCGGCGACGACACCCTGTACAATCTGTCGCGGATGAACTCGGAGCTCCAGAACTCGCGGGTCTCCATCATGGGGATCTCGAACGACCTGAAGTTCACGGACTTCCTGGACCCGCGCGTGAAGTCGAGTCTCGGCGAGGAGGAGATCGTGTTCCCGCCGTACGACGCAAATCAGTTGCGGGACATCCTCCAGCATCGCGCGGACGTGGCGTTCAAGACGGAGGCGCTCACGGACGACGTCATCCCGCTGTGTGCGGCGTTCGCGGCCCAGGAGCACGGGGACGCGCGGCGGGCGCTCGACCTGCTGCGGACGGCGGGCGAGCTCGCCGAGCGCGACCAGGCGGAGGTCGTCGACGAGGCGCACGTCCGGAAGGCTCAGGACAAGATCGAGCTCGACCGCGTGGTGGAGGTGGTGCGGACGCTCCCGACGCAGTCGAAGCTCGTCCTGTTCTCGATCATCAGCCTGGAGAAGAACGGCGTGCACAACATCAACACGGGCGAGGTGTACAACATCTACAAGCGCCTCTGCGAGGAGATCGACGCGGACGTCCTCACGCAGCGGCGCGTGACGGACCTCATCAGCGAACTCGACATGCTCGGGATCGTGAACGCGGTCGTGGTCTCGAAGGGCCGCTACGGCCGGACGAAAGAGATCTCGCTGTCGGTCCCGATCGACGAGACGGAGGCGGTCTTGCTCTCGGATTCGCGCCTCGGCGACATCGACGACGTCCAGCCGTTCGTGCAGGCGCGCTTCGACAACTGAGCGCGGACGACTCGTCCACCGACAGCAAGAGACGGATGCAGTCGGCGTCTGGCCGCATCGGTGTGTATTCACGTCGGCGTCTGGCCGCATCAGCATCTGGTCGCATCGACGTTCGCGGTTCGAGGCTACTGGTCGTTCTCAAGGCGAAACAAAGGGGATGCAATTCCAGCAGACGGCAAGGCAATTACCGACGTTTCGTATGGAAGGAAATCGGCGCCGGAAGGGTCTCCCTGAAGGGGATCGACGTGGTTAGCGGCGCGTGGCGAAGACGGTGGCACCGGCGAGGCCGAGTGCGCCGAGTCGCGCGAACAGCTCGGTGCTCGACCCGAGGGGCGTCGGGCCGGTGAGGGCGAGCTTTGCGAACTGGAGACGAATCCAGCCGAGGAGGGGGACGCGGACCTCGGCTTTGCCGCGGACCCATTCGTCTTTGACGATGGTGCTCTGGTCGCCAACTTGGTCGTACGTCGGGTTAGCGTCGCCTTTCGTGATGAAGCCGTCGTAGGGGGCGGGACACATGTCCCGTGGGACTTCCGCGCAGGAGTCGACGCCGCCGAGGTACGCGGGGTCGGCGTCCTCGACCCAGTTCTCGCCTTCCTCGACGTAGAATTGCGCGCGATGAATAATGGGGGTACGTCGGTCGTCGCCGTAGGGACTGTAGACGACGACGTCGCCCTGGCTGCCGAACTTCGAGTAGCCATTCGCCGCGTTCGCGGATTCGTACGTCGAGATGCCGGTGTCCTCGACGCCGCTCTGGGGCACGTACCGGTCTTCGTCGACGATGAACACGAGGTCGCCCTTGGACATGTGGGGTTCCATGCTCCCGCTCTCGACGGCGACGAGCGGCGGCCAGATGCCGGAGATCGCGAACAGTACGAGACCGATGACGGCGACCGCTGCGACGCTGGAGAGGACGTCGCGGACCAGTACGACGGCGCCGTTGTGCGTGTTCATGAACCACGTGTAGAGGCCGTCGTCGGCGATGGTCGGCTGGTCGTCGCCGGTGGTGCGTGCGGGTGGTTTCTCTGGCGCGGTGCGTTCGCCGAGCGTCGATTCGGCGTCGGCGGTCGAAGCGGCTGAGTCTGTGTTGCTGGTCGCGGCGACAGAACCGTCCGTTGCAGTCGTAGCGGCCACGTCGCCGTCGGATTCGTCGACGTCTCTCGCACGCTCGCCCTCGACCCCGTCGACGACCGTCGCATCGTCGTCGTCAATGGGGTCGCTCCTGGTAGTTGCGTCGTCGCCTGCGGGAGGGGCGTCGTCGGCGGCGTGGGTGTCGTCGTCGGCAGCGTGGGTGTCGTCGTCGGCGGCGTGGGTGTCGTCGTCGGCTGTGGTCCAGTCGTCGGGCCAGCCGTCGGGACGGTCGTCGGCCTCGGTGGGTGTCCCGTCGGCGTCGTCGCCCCTGTCGTCGGGGTCGTGCCCGGTCATCTTGGTCGAGGTTGCAGCGCGCCGGGAATGAACCTTCTGTCTCGGGTCGTCGCGGTGGCGGGTGTCGAGGTCGGTCGTTCCGCTATGCTTTTGCCCGCCGGTGCGCTTTCGAGTGGTGTGCCACAGGAGGCGCCGGCGCGCGTGGTTCGCGAACTGGCGAGCCGCGGCTACAACGCCGAGCGCGAGGCGGTGACCCTTCTCTCGCGGACGGACGATTCGGGTGCGGCCATCGAGCGCGTCGTCGACGCGCTCGACGCGGACGTCTTGAAGGTGACGCGCGAGGACGTCGAGGGCGCGCTCGGCGACACCGGTGGGAGTGCGCGACCGGGTGCTGGCGATGCCGGCGGTAGTGCGCGACCGGGTGCTGGCGGCGTCGACGGGGATGCGCGAACCGATGCTGGGAGCGATGACGCGGCGACCGCAACCGCGACGGACGGGACCCCATCCTCCCCGCCGGAAGACCCCTCCGTTTCGACTGGACCGATTCCGGAAGACGCGGGCGGAGCGAGTGCGAGCGACTCGTCGATGGAGGGCGCTCCAGTCGAAACGAAGGGGGTTGGGTCGTTCGAGCGGACGGTCGACGAGGCGTTGCGGGAAGTCGAGATCGCGGGCGACGTCACCGGTCACTCCACGGGAACCGGCGCGTACGAGGACTTCGTGTCCGTGTTCCGCGACCGCTACGACCGCCTCGGGAGCAAGCTCCGCGGGCGCGTCAACCACAGGCCGACGGACAGCATCGAGGACATGGTCGGCGGGAGCGACGTCGGCCTCGTCGGGATGGTCAACGACGTCCGGTCGACGAAGAACGGCCATTGGATCGTCGAACTCGAGGACACGAACGGCGTCTTCCCGTGTCTCGTCACGAAGGACCGCGACCTCGCGGACCGCGTCGACGAACTCCTGTTCGACGAGGTCGTCGCGATCGAGGGGTCGCTCAGCGACGACGGCGGCATCGTCTTCGTCGACTCGCTGTACTTCCCCGACGTTCCCCGCACGTACAA
The Halorubellus sp. JP-L1 DNA segment above includes these coding regions:
- a CDS encoding Era-like GTP-binding protein; translation: MGLLSGLKDSLQRVTDSLFSEDEQKRIGIYGPPNAGKTTLANRIARDWTGDAIGPESHIPHETRRARRKENVEIERDGKSVSIDIVDTPGVTTKVNYEEFLDYEMEKDDAVRRSREATEGVAEAMHWLREDVDGVIYVLDSTEDPFTQVNTMLIGIIESRDLPVLIFANKIDLEGSSTQRIRNAFPQHETVPLSALEGNNMDEVYDKIAEYFG
- a CDS encoding DNA-directed DNA polymerase II small subunit produces the protein MPQEAPARVVRELASRGYNAEREAVTLLSRTDDSGAAIERVVDALDADVLKVTREDVEGALGDTGGSARPGAGDAGGSARPGAGGVDGDARTDAGSDDAATATATDGTPSSPPEDPSVSTGPIPEDAGGASASDSSMEGAPVETKGVGSFERTVDEALREVEIAGDVTGHSTGTGAYEDFVSVFRDRYDRLGSKLRGRVNHRPTDSIEDMVGGSDVGLVGMVNDVRSTKNGHWIVELEDTNGVFPCLVTKDRDLADRVDELLFDEVVAIEGSLSDDGGIVFVDSLYFPDVPRTYKPSTADRHVQAALVSDVHVGSQEFLADAWTRFTDWLHTEEAEHVEYLLIAGDMVEGVGVYPNQDEELSIVDLYEQYERFSEYLKQVPGDMEIVMIPGNHDAVRLAEPQPGFDDDLREIMSAHDARIVGNPSTVTIEGVSVLMYHGVSLDEVIAEFPEEQASYDEPHKAMYHLLKKRHVAPQYGGHTRLAPEDQDYLVIDDVPDVFHTGHVHKLGYGKYHNVLAINSGCWQAQTDFQKSVNIDPDSGYAPILDLDTLDVTIRKFT
- a CDS encoding S26 family signal peptidase, giving the protein MTGHDPDDRGDDADGTPTEADDRPDGWPDDWTTADDDTHAADDDTHAADDDTHAADDAPPAGDDATTRSDPIDDDDATVVDGVEGERARDVDESDGDVAATTATDGSVAATSNTDSAASTADAESTLGERTAPEKPPARTTGDDQPTIADDGLYTWFMNTHNGAVVLVRDVLSSVAAVAVIGLVLFAISGIWPPLVAVESGSMEPHMSKGDLVFIVDEDRYVPQSGVEDTGISTYESANAANGYSKFGSQGDVVVYSPYGDDRRTPIIHRAQFYVEEGENWVEDADPAYLGGVDSCAEVPRDMCPAPYDGFITKGDANPTYDQVGDQSTIVKDEWVRGKAEVRVPLLGWIRLQFAKLALTGPTPLGSSTELFARLGALGLAGATVFATRR
- a CDS encoding Cdc6/Cdc18 family protein, with the translated sequence MSNDDADTADEQRREDRDFDVDLDEVVLDEGDDEESTGLFDDLLSGEPIFENKEVLRPSYTPHELPHRKEQINKMATILVAALRGETPSNILIYGKTGTGKTASAKFVSQELESTSQRYDVPCEVEYINCEVTDTQYRVLAQLANKFIEQNEQYIDGRVEELEELLEAVDEERPSEVLPETEFDSTEEVEDRIESLLADKEEFEEVPMTGWPTDRVYSVFFDAVDYHERVVVIMLDEIDKLVEKSGDDTLYNLSRMNSELQNSRVSIMGISNDLKFTDFLDPRVKSSLGEEEIVFPPYDANQLRDILQHRADVAFKTEALTDDVIPLCAAFAAQEHGDARRALDLLRTAGELAERDQAEVVDEAHVRKAQDKIELDRVVEVVRTLPTQSKLVLFSIISLEKNGVHNINTGEVYNIYKRLCEEIDADVLTQRRVTDLISELDMLGIVNAVVVSKGRYGRTKEISLSVPIDETEAVLLSDSRLGDIDDVQPFVQARFDN
- a CDS encoding Zn-ribbon containing protein is translated as MPHQCTECSRTFPDGSKEMLSGCPDCGGNKFQFKPADAVDVGAESGATATAESSGGEESAGAMSRAASTVRDLVGRGGESADASSATDPISSSPSTDEPSKSPASQQNTSQASASQSNASQSSASSTSSESTASNEGSWPKSGTEAYDTPSEKARRREDASGSRTETSPSVDAGGAEASVDAGGAEASVDAGGAEASAEDDSSITAQMNETEDDAQRSARSDVVSPDELPSHETPDAGGASPGEVDASERADRPPSRGSSSIPERQSAGDVASEPDEDSPDLDELREELNSQFESIKVLDPGKYELNLMELYDREEYIISLQEDGRYVIEVPESWRGDASPD
- a CDS encoding DUF2073 domain-containing protein, with product MPEAKASDGDGVQIDLISAERMDGLASMEKIRMILDGVRDGKIVILEDGLSPDEESKLIEVTMTEISPDEFNGIEIETYPRSKTSDTGILGRIMGREETSKLTVIGPANQIETLHKDETVISALVSRK
- a CDS encoding MATE family efflux transporter, which translates into the protein MGRLREGARRIAFAFPALLARLGIVDREHGDEAFDLALPVMVTGALRTFLRTADFLMVGQAVGASAVAALELGFQYYFIPFGLSLALTSGTISAVSRFVGAGQFGRANTTVAVSLWLSLAFSIPMTAVAWVYAEPLVAVLAPNETVTAMGATYLRIVMLSVAFRFWSMTAARALAGAGDTRTPMYVRLLTLPTNIGLNAVLIFGLGPVEPMGVAGAAWGTVAANVLAAGVFLVLLSTSRFPVRLPLPGSLPLSGRLPLPGRSNAPGVSSGAGGDVWDSSIAREVVRVGLPLAGTRLSRTFGRFPFLFVLGAFGTGTLAAYAIGRRVMLLAMMPAWGYSTAASTLVGQRVGEGDGDGAAAAGWATLRVALATQLCIAVVLVVLARPISLAFGSEHVADTVRFVRVFGLGVGAFAVSRTMRGGLRGAGDTTWPFYGTLAGTYLLKLPVVFLALPATLSVGILGVGFTPGIGLGVPAVYAAILLDMHFRAVVNAVRFKSGAWRAIARASDVGADASG